In a genomic window of Physeter macrocephalus isolate SW-GA chromosome 14, ASM283717v5, whole genome shotgun sequence:
- the RNF112 gene encoding RING finger protein 112 — protein sequence MPRSALSVTSFCHRLGKQERKQSFMGNSSNSWSHAPFPRWELGLASRPVAPREPPACSICLERPREPVSLDCGHDFCPRCFSTHRVPGCGPPCCPECRKTCKQRKGLRGLGERMRLLPRRPPPSALQETCAVRAQPLLLVRVGSSGGLILRMGAVNRCLKHPLARDTPVCLLAVLGERYSGKTFLLNHLLQGLPGLEPGEGGWPRGGGPGQGFRWGANSLTRGLWMWSHPFLLGKEGRKVAVFLVDSGDAMSPELSRETRTRLCALTFMLSSYQILTAFQELKDTDLEYLEMFVHVAEVMGRHYGMVPIQHLDLLVRDSSHPSKAGQGHVGDIIKKSSGKYPKVQGLLQGRRARCCLLPAPRRRWASKGHGSPGDTDDDAGHLRAYVADVLSAAPLHAKSRCQGYWSEGRPAARGDRRLLTGQQLAQEIKNLSGWMGRTGPGCASPDEMAAQLHDLRTVEAAKKEFEEYLRQQDVATKRIFSALRVLPDTMRSLLSARKDALLARHGAALLCVQREQTLEALEAELQAEAKAFMDSYTVRFCGHLAAVGGAVGAGLMGLAGGVVGAGMAAAALAAEAGMVAAGAAVGATGAAVVGGGVGAGLAATVGCMEREEDERVQEGDREPLLQEE from the exons ATGCCGAGGTCTGCCTTGTCAGTCACTTCCTTTTGTCACCGGCTTGGCAAACAG GAGAGAAAACAGAGCTTCATGGGAAACAGCAGCAACAGTTG gTCCCACGCGCCGTTCCCCAGGTGGGAGCTGGGGCTGGCGTCCCGGCCTGTGGCGCCCCGGGAGCCGCCCGCCTGCTCCATCTGCCTGGAGCGGCCGCGCGAGCCCGTCTCTCTGGACTGCGGCCACGACTTCTGCCCGCGCTGCTTCAGCACCCACCGTGTCCCCGGCTGCGGGCCGCCCTGCTGCCCCGAGTGCCGCAAGACCTGCAAGCAGAGGAAGGGCCTCcggggcctgggggagaggaTGCGGCTCCTGCCTCGGAGGCCGCCGCCCAGCGCGCTGCAG GAGACCTGCGCCGTGAGGGCCCAGCCGCTGCTGCTGGTGCGCGTTGGCTCCTCCGGGGGCCTTATCCTGAGGATGGGGGCCGTCAACCGCTGCCTGAAGCACCCGCTGGCCAGGGACACCCCCGTCTGCCTCCTTGCTGTCCTGGGAGAGCGGTACTCGGGGAAGACCTTCCTCCTAAACCACCTGCTTCAGGGCCTGCCCGGCCTG GAGCCCGGCGAGGGCGGCTGGCCGAGGGGAGGGGGCCCCGGGCAGGGCTTCCGGTGGGGAGCCAACAGCCTCACCAGGGGCCTCTGGATGTGGAGCCATCCCTTcctgctggggaaggaggggaggaag GTGGCCGTGTTCCTGGTGGACTCGGGGGACGCCATGAGCCCGGAACTGAGCAGGGAGACGAGGACCCGGCTGTGCGCCCTCACCTTCATGCTGAGCTCCTACCAG ATCCTCACGGCCTTCCAGGAGCTGAAGGATACAGACCTGGAATATCTGGAG ATGTTTGTCCACGTGGCCGAGGTGATGGGCAGGCATTATGGGATGGTGCCAATCCAG CACCTGGACCTCTTAGTTCGTGACTCGTCCCACCCCAGCAAGGCGGGGCAGGGGCATGTAGGCGACATCATCAAG AAGTCGTCCGGCAAGTACCCCAAGGTTCAGGGGCTGCTCCAAGGAAGGCGAGCCCGCTGCTGCCTCCTGCCAGCTCCCAGGAGGCGGTGGGCGAGCAAAGGCCACGGAAGCCCAGGAG ACACAGATGATGATGCAGGCCACCTCCGCGCCTACGTGGCCGATGTGCTGAGCGCGGCCCCCCTGCACGCCAAGAGCCGCTGCCAGGGCTACTGGAGCGAGGGGCGCCCCGCGGCCCGGGGGGACAGACGCCTGCTCACGGGGCAGCAGCTGGCTCAGGAAATCAAG AACCTCTCGGGCTGGATGGGCAGGACGGGGCCTGGGTGCGCCTCTCCGGATGAG ATGGCTGCCCAGCTGCATGACCTTCGGACGGTGGAAGCTGCCAAGAAGGAGTTTGAGGAGTACTTGCGGCAGCAG GACGTGGCCACCAAGCGCATCTTCTCTGCGCTCCGGGTGCTGCCGGACACCATGCGGAGCCTCCTGTCGGCCCGGAAGGACGCGCTCCTGGCTCGGCACGGGGCGGCCTTGCTATGCGTGCAGAGGGAGCAGACCTTAGAGGCCCTGGAGGCCgagctgcaggccgaggccaagGCCTTCATGGACTCCTACACCGTGCGCTTCTGCGGCCACCTGGCCGCCGTGGGCGGCGCTGTGGGCGCGGGGCTCATGGGCCTGGCGGGGGGCGTGGTGGGCGCCGGCATGGCTGCCGCGGCGCTGGCCGCAGAGGCTGGGATGGTGGCCGCGGGAGCTGCAGTGGGGGCCACGGGGGCGGCCGTGGTCGGGGGAGGCGTGGGTGCCGGCTTGGCGGCCACGGTGGGCTgcatggagagggaggaggacgAGAGGGTGCAGGAGGGGGACCGGGAGCCCCTGCTGCAGGAGGAGTGA